The Allorhodopirellula heiligendammensis genome includes a window with the following:
- a CDS encoding DnaA/Hda family protein: protein MSSTQGSIETQEAIERFADALRQRIGTDRFRLWFTHGIEFDLEASHDESGDEVAVDADAVIVLRVSGPFAADRIAKNFTADLRAASAMALGDHGRFRMVTAAATTQPELIADAVETPSGSPQRGKVARSSGKSHDGKSNSGNLNRNEPPAHQAGKSSRGRSPARKSAGKLSSLLADSKLTRSADEIAAESDASSVGVDRRGTRSPSRAESTTAVTAPLPESLPTAGRTLDSFITGPCNEFAFSAATMAMSTPEVATPLFLHGPTGTGKSHLLAAIAEEFRRRRRMRRVILLTAEQFTNDFVGSVNSTGLPSFRRKYREVDALLIDDVHFLASKTATLREALYTLETLASAGKPLVFTANLPPADIRGLTGEVAGRMSSGLVCPLLALDAATRMNLLTRLVKTRCVLDCDPGLLAEVSESISGDARAVTGVANLIGMLQRMFRREPTIEEIRQFGGDLMRNTRSAPTLRSIERAVCDAFGLERDGLRGKAQTRRVSEPRTLAMYLARTHTGSAYTEIAQHFGRRSHTGAIAAQQKVEQWLASGKQIGGGDAAMAAADAIARVEARLRA, encoded by the coding sequence ATGTCGTCGACGCAAGGCAGCATCGAGACGCAGGAGGCCATCGAGCGATTCGCCGATGCCTTGCGACAACGCATCGGTACCGATCGGTTCCGACTGTGGTTCACCCACGGGATCGAGTTTGATCTAGAGGCCTCTCACGATGAGTCTGGCGACGAAGTTGCTGTTGATGCAGATGCAGTGATCGTGCTGCGGGTGAGCGGGCCGTTCGCGGCCGACCGGATTGCGAAGAACTTTACCGCTGATCTTCGCGCCGCCTCCGCAATGGCCCTGGGAGACCATGGTCGATTTCGCATGGTGACCGCGGCGGCGACAACTCAACCAGAGTTGATCGCTGATGCTGTGGAGACACCATCGGGCAGCCCGCAGCGAGGGAAGGTTGCTCGCTCGTCAGGGAAATCGCATGACGGGAAATCGAATTCGGGGAATTTGAATCGAAACGAACCGCCCGCCCATCAAGCGGGCAAGTCGTCACGTGGTCGAAGTCCTGCGCGGAAATCCGCAGGCAAGCTGTCGAGTCTCTTGGCCGATTCGAAATTGACCCGCTCTGCCGACGAGATCGCCGCTGAAAGTGACGCCAGCTCCGTCGGCGTGGACCGGCGCGGCACACGATCGCCCTCGCGAGCAGAGTCGACGACTGCGGTGACCGCGCCGCTGCCAGAGTCATTGCCTACGGCGGGACGCACGCTCGATAGTTTCATCACCGGTCCCTGCAACGAGTTCGCATTTTCCGCAGCGACGATGGCCATGTCCACGCCCGAAGTGGCGACCCCCCTGTTCCTGCATGGCCCGACCGGGACCGGGAAATCACATTTGCTCGCGGCAATTGCCGAGGAGTTCCGTCGGCGGAGACGGATGCGACGCGTGATTCTATTGACGGCCGAGCAGTTCACCAACGATTTTGTGGGCTCGGTCAATTCCACAGGCCTGCCGAGTTTTCGACGCAAGTATCGTGAGGTCGACGCGTTGTTAATCGACGACGTGCATTTCCTCGCGTCCAAGACCGCCACCCTCCGCGAAGCCCTCTACACGCTCGAAACCCTGGCATCGGCCGGCAAACCGCTTGTATTTACAGCGAACTTACCGCCTGCTGATATTCGTGGACTGACCGGCGAAGTGGCGGGGCGGATGTCCTCCGGACTGGTCTGTCCGCTGCTGGCACTCGATGCCGCGACGCGCATGAATCTGCTCACGCGGTTAGTAAAAACACGCTGTGTTTTAGATTGCGATCCCGGCCTATTGGCAGAGGTCAGTGAGTCGATTAGCGGCGATGCCCGCGCGGTGACGGGCGTGGCGAACTTGATTGGCATGCTGCAACGCATGTTCCGTCGCGAACCAACAATCGAAGAAATTCGCCAGTTTGGTGGTGATTTAATGCGGAATACGCGTTCGGCGCCGACTCTTCGCTCGATCGAACGGGCGGTCTGTGACGCATTTGGGCTTGAACGCGACGGCCTTCGCGGCAAAGCTCAGACACGCCGGGTCAGTGAGCCGCGAACATTAGCGATGTATCTCGCTCGGACGCATACCGGTAGCGCGTATACTGAAATCGCTCAGCATTTTGGACGTCGCAGTCATACCGGTGCGATCGCGGCCCAGCAGAAAGTTGAGCAGTGGCTAGCCAGCGGAAAACAGATCGGAGGTGGCGATGCTGCGATGGCGGCAGCGGACGCGATCGCTCGTGTCGAAGCCCGTCTGCGAGCATAG
- a CDS encoding ATP-grasp domain-containing protein gives MLDRETSTPSAPLRVFVAEYLCGGGMLDTPLDTVSKSLLREGMAMWQALVTDLAGWASVRTPVDPRLPQLSGDISALAGQLETVPMQPCAELWGGWIEIARECDVAIVIIPETDGLLTKGITLLRAAGIQVLAPTGTAIGLTADKWATAKWLHQNNIAHPDTWSLERRRNGIAERHYTRSRPLAAGRLDPIFSDFPSSGYLVKPRDGCGAARIRRYDELKPALASMKPDEITQQYWPGRSASVSVIASSEHARVSILPAVWQNLEMVPHTAARDSVSTSHLSYQGGSGPLSTELQQRAHALTSRVLQALPGRLAGFVGIDLMLGENANCDAVIEINPRLTTSYIGLRKMTDENLTQRLWGNPDQATAINVPAESVHWNLHAVVT, from the coding sequence ATGCTCGACAGGGAAACGTCCACGCCATCGGCTCCACTGCGGGTTTTCGTCGCCGAATATCTCTGCGGTGGCGGTATGCTCGACACGCCTCTGGACACGGTATCGAAATCCCTGTTGCGTGAAGGGATGGCGATGTGGCAAGCCCTGGTCACTGATTTGGCTGGTTGGGCGAGCGTGCGAACACCCGTCGACCCTCGGCTGCCGCAGCTATCTGGCGACATCAGTGCCCTCGCGGGGCAGCTCGAAACCGTGCCGATGCAGCCCTGCGCTGAGCTTTGGGGGGGGTGGATTGAGATTGCACGTGAGTGCGACGTCGCAATCGTCATCATCCCCGAAACCGACGGGTTGCTCACCAAAGGCATCACGCTCTTACGGGCTGCAGGAATCCAGGTGCTCGCGCCGACGGGTACCGCCATTGGTCTGACGGCAGATAAATGGGCGACGGCTAAGTGGCTGCATCAAAACAATATCGCTCATCCCGATACGTGGTCGTTGGAGCGACGCCGCAATGGAATTGCGGAGCGACATTATACCCGCTCGCGGCCACTCGCTGCCGGCCGACTCGATCCGATCTTCAGTGACTTCCCCAGTTCTGGCTACCTCGTCAAGCCGCGCGACGGTTGCGGCGCCGCTCGCATTCGTCGCTACGATGAACTGAAGCCAGCTCTGGCGTCGATGAAGCCCGATGAGATCACGCAGCAGTACTGGCCGGGACGCTCCGCCTCAGTATCGGTGATTGCCAGTAGTGAACACGCTCGCGTCAGCATTCTGCCCGCCGTTTGGCAAAATCTGGAGATGGTGCCGCATACGGCTGCACGCGACAGCGTCTCTACCAGTCACCTAAGTTACCAAGGTGGCAGTGGGCCGTTGTCCACCGAACTGCAGCAGCGCGCTCACGCGCTGACCTCACGAGTGCTCCAGGCCCTGCCCGGCAGGCTGGCGGGCTTCGTCGGCATCGACTTGATGCTGGGCGAGAACGCCAATTGTGATGCTGTGATCGAGATCAATCCAAGGCTCACGACGTCGTATATCGGCTTGCGAAAAATGACTGACGAAAACCTCACACAGCGTTTATGGGGTAATCCTGATCAAGCCACTGCTATTAACGTGCCTGCTGAATCAGTCCATTGGAACCTGCATGCGGTCGTGACTTGA
- the glmM gene encoding phosphoglucosamine mutase, with protein sequence MSELIISVSGLRGIVGETLTPDVACRYIASFAASIGPGPIVIGRDGRTTGPMLKAAIIAAINACGRDVIDADVAATPTIGILVREMSAAGGVQISASHNPPPYNGIKLFGSDGRVLDSDAGARIRQGYFAGTAGWCRYDAIGSTQTEADPHAPHLEKVLATVDVGEIRKREFRVLLDSNHGAGGLLGVRLLESLGCEVEAVGQQPTGIFEHVPEPTADNLTGIAARVAGSGCAIGFCQDPDADRLALIDENGRYIGEEATLALCVQRAMMVGRTNGPIVINGATSSMSGLVAQQFGVETLRSAVGEANVADKMIAHAAAYGGEGNGGPIDPTVGYVRDSFVGMAQVLDLLTRTGKPLSQLADELPQLAIYKDKAEINVSQLPAIFARLQSRFQDAQADTGDGLRLQWNDCWLLVRGSNTEPIVRMIAEAETAEQAKSLCDQAAAMINP encoded by the coding sequence ATGAGCGAACTGATTATCAGTGTCAGCGGACTGCGCGGCATTGTCGGCGAAACCTTGACTCCGGACGTCGCCTGCCGATACATCGCGAGCTTCGCTGCTTCGATTGGTCCCGGCCCCATTGTGATCGGACGTGATGGACGTACCACGGGGCCAATGTTGAAGGCCGCCATCATCGCGGCGATCAACGCCTGCGGCCGCGATGTGATCGACGCGGACGTCGCCGCAACCCCAACGATCGGCATACTCGTCCGCGAGATGTCTGCGGCAGGTGGCGTGCAGATTTCTGCCAGTCACAATCCACCCCCGTACAACGGCATTAAATTATTTGGCAGTGATGGGCGCGTGCTCGACTCCGACGCGGGCGCTCGAATTCGTCAAGGCTACTTCGCTGGCACTGCGGGATGGTGTCGCTACGACGCTATCGGATCGACGCAAACGGAAGCGGACCCACATGCCCCGCACCTTGAGAAAGTGCTCGCGACTGTAGATGTGGGTGAGATTCGAAAACGAGAATTTAGGGTGCTGTTAGACAGCAACCATGGCGCCGGCGGATTGCTTGGCGTGCGATTGCTCGAGTCTCTCGGATGCGAAGTCGAAGCGGTCGGCCAGCAACCCACCGGCATCTTTGAGCATGTGCCCGAGCCGACCGCTGACAACCTCACCGGGATCGCAGCACGCGTTGCCGGCAGCGGGTGCGCGATTGGGTTTTGCCAAGACCCCGATGCTGATCGATTGGCGCTGATCGACGAGAACGGACGCTACATTGGCGAAGAAGCCACGCTGGCACTCTGTGTCCAGCGCGCTATGATGGTCGGACGCACTAACGGGCCCATCGTGATTAATGGAGCGACGAGTTCGATGAGTGGACTCGTTGCCCAACAGTTTGGTGTGGAAACCTTACGCAGCGCCGTCGGCGAGGCAAACGTCGCCGACAAGATGATCGCTCATGCTGCCGCGTATGGGGGGGAAGGCAACGGCGGCCCCATCGACCCTACGGTAGGGTATGTTCGCGATAGCTTTGTCGGCATGGCCCAAGTACTCGATTTGCTAACTCGAACCGGCAAACCACTCAGCCAGCTCGCTGACGAACTTCCCCAGCTTGCCATCTATAAAGACAAAGCCGAAATCAATGTGAGCCAGCTGCCGGCAATCTTCGCAAGACTCCAAAGCCGATTTCAAGACGCACAAGCTGACACCGGCGATGGACTGCGCCTACAATGGAACGATTGCTGGCTGCTCGTCCGCGGTAGCAACACCGAGCCAATCGTGCGAATGATCGCGGAAGCAGAGACAGCCGAACAGGCCAAGTCGCTCTGTGACCAAGCCGCTGCGATGATCAACCCGTAG
- a CDS encoding formylmethanofuran dehydrogenase subunit A, with protein sequence MLTCIRGSRLIDPSRSVDGVVRSTTEQRDLWMQGGLIIDAPQDPIAPDVEINATGCVTMAGGIDLHTHIGGGKISLARLLLRDQMPPWRNAQPAGATEPAQSHFLPSASTTASRYLDMGYTTCLEPAVIPCNARSAHAEMADVRGIDTGGYCLLGNDDVLLQLIAEKSPQETINAYVAWMVMATRCIAVKVVNPGGIHAFKFNQRSFDVDTPHPHLGITPGQIIRTLCRAVYEIGLAHPLHVHCSNLGVPGNISSTLATIAAADGYPIHLTHAQFHCYGTDGPYHFSSAAPQLVEAMSRHPNVTIDVGQIQFGQTVTISADSMHQHENAAYAKPRKSILVDVECEAGCGVVPFRYRRREFVHSLQWAIGLELFLMIDDPSRVFLTTDHPNGGPFTAYPHLLGLLADRSLRETALAEIHSEAAGASSLAGISREYSLTDIATMTRTAPARILGLADRGTLAAGSVADIVVYRQQESIEKMFATPRFVFKCGRLIRQDGNDMHTDENAVMDRTLAADLTAAGDFIDRPQLADFRSRYAKNGTFALDRLWIDDGEMEEVLGSRLLGTGLRQEMPPDQSGVAS encoded by the coding sequence ATGCTCACTTGTATTCGCGGCAGCCGATTGATCGACCCCAGCCGGTCGGTGGACGGGGTGGTGCGCAGTACAACCGAACAGCGTGATCTTTGGATGCAAGGTGGTTTGATCATCGACGCGCCCCAAGACCCAATTGCCCCCGACGTTGAAATCAATGCGACCGGATGCGTGACAATGGCCGGCGGCATCGATTTGCATACGCATATCGGAGGTGGAAAAATTTCGCTGGCTCGGCTGCTGTTACGTGATCAAATGCCGCCCTGGCGGAACGCACAGCCTGCGGGGGCGACTGAACCGGCACAGTCGCACTTTCTTCCGTCGGCCAGCACCACGGCGTCGCGATATCTCGACATGGGCTACACAACCTGCCTTGAGCCCGCCGTGATTCCCTGCAACGCACGCTCGGCCCATGCGGAAATGGCCGACGTGCGAGGCATCGACACCGGCGGCTACTGTCTGCTCGGCAACGATGATGTGCTGTTACAGTTGATCGCAGAGAAGTCACCGCAAGAAACCATCAATGCTTATGTCGCGTGGATGGTGATGGCGACGCGTTGCATCGCCGTCAAGGTCGTCAATCCGGGAGGCATTCACGCCTTCAAGTTCAATCAGCGGTCTTTCGATGTCGACACGCCGCACCCACACCTCGGGATCACCCCAGGGCAGATCATCCGCACACTCTGCCGCGCAGTGTACGAAATTGGGTTGGCTCATCCTCTCCATGTCCACTGCAGCAATTTAGGTGTGCCCGGTAACATTTCCTCCACGCTGGCTACCATTGCCGCAGCTGACGGGTACCCGATTCATCTGACGCACGCACAGTTTCATTGTTACGGAACGGATGGCCCCTATCACTTCTCATCGGCTGCACCGCAGCTGGTTGAAGCGATGTCCAGACATCCCAACGTAACCATCGATGTCGGCCAAATTCAGTTTGGGCAAACCGTCACTATCAGCGCCGACTCGATGCATCAGCACGAGAACGCGGCGTATGCAAAACCACGCAAATCGATATTGGTGGACGTGGAATGCGAAGCAGGGTGCGGCGTCGTACCCTTTCGCTATCGTCGCCGGGAATTCGTCCACTCACTGCAGTGGGCGATCGGACTGGAATTGTTCTTAATGATCGATGATCCTTCACGTGTTTTTTTGACAACGGATCACCCCAACGGCGGCCCGTTTACGGCATACCCCCACCTGCTTGGCCTCCTAGCTGATCGCTCGCTCCGCGAAACGGCGCTGGCAGAAATTCATTCAGAGGCGGCAGGCGCCAGCTCGCTAGCGGGGATCTCGCGTGAGTACTCGCTCACCGACATTGCCACGATGACGCGGACCGCGCCAGCTCGCATCTTGGGTCTCGCCGATCGCGGCACGCTGGCGGCAGGCAGCGTCGCAGACATCGTGGTTTACCGTCAGCAGGAGAGCATTGAAAAAATGTTCGCGACCCCACGATTTGTCTTCAAATGCGGGAGATTGATTCGCCAAGATGGCAATGACATGCATACTGACGAAAACGCCGTAATGGACCGTACGCTGGCCGCGGATTTGACTGCGGCAGGGGACTTTATCGACCGACCTCAGCTAGCTGATTTCCGATCGAGGTATGCCAAGAACGGCACCTTTGCACTTGATCGATTATGGATTGATGATGGCGAGATGGAAGAGGTGCTCGGCAGTCGACTGCTTGGTACTGGTTTGCGACAAGAGATGCCCCCGGATCAGTCGGGAGTTGCATCGTGA
- the fhcD gene encoding formylmethanofuran--tetrahydromethanopterin N-formyltransferase has protein sequence MNSADEVVSADTHRWVTDSPLRIADVPIHATFAEAFDMKMTRLIITAADQEWCDAAAAAMVGFGTSVIACGVEIAVERRLLASETPDGRPGVAILAFAVSGKELEKQIPRRAGQCVLTCPTTALYAGLDGGPTVYPNRVPLGKTLRYFGDGYQISKQLQPPQASGDNPTTENAVRYWRIPVMDGEFVCQHDCGRTEAIGGGNFILLGRSIEAVSVACRAAIAAISPMHGVITPFPGGATRSGSKVGSKYAALFASTNEAFCPALRELAQTELPAETTAVLEVVIDGMSFGEIASAISVGISAACNAVGNGGLVGVTAGNYGGKLGRHHFRLHDVLAETRS, from the coding sequence GTGAATAGTGCAGATGAGGTGGTGTCGGCGGACACTCACCGCTGGGTCACTGACTCTCCGCTGCGGATTGCAGACGTCCCGATTCACGCGACGTTTGCTGAGGCCTTCGACATGAAGATGACACGGTTGATCATCACGGCGGCAGATCAAGAGTGGTGTGACGCAGCGGCTGCAGCGATGGTGGGATTTGGCACGAGCGTGATCGCATGCGGTGTCGAGATCGCAGTCGAACGCCGATTGTTAGCCTCCGAAACTCCTGACGGGCGACCAGGAGTCGCGATTTTGGCGTTCGCGGTTTCCGGAAAGGAACTCGAGAAACAGATTCCCCGCCGCGCAGGGCAGTGCGTTCTGACGTGCCCCACGACAGCGCTCTATGCGGGCTTGGATGGTGGTCCGACGGTATATCCGAATCGCGTGCCGCTCGGCAAAACGCTCCGTTACTTTGGCGATGGATATCAGATTAGTAAGCAGCTTCAGCCACCGCAGGCGAGCGGCGACAATCCCACCACGGAAAATGCCGTTCGATATTGGCGAATTCCAGTGATGGACGGTGAGTTTGTCTGTCAGCACGATTGCGGGCGTACTGAGGCGATTGGCGGGGGCAACTTTATTCTGCTCGGTCGATCCATCGAGGCGGTGTCGGTCGCCTGTCGGGCCGCGATTGCGGCGATTTCGCCAATGCATGGCGTCATCACACCTTTTCCCGGCGGAGCAACCCGCAGCGGCTCGAAGGTGGGATCGAAGTATGCAGCTTTATTCGCATCGACCAACGAAGCGTTCTGTCCTGCGCTGCGTGAACTAGCGCAAACGGAGCTGCCCGCCGAGACCACGGCCGTGCTCGAGGTCGTGATTGACGGCATGAGTTTCGGCGAGATCGCCAGTGCTATATCGGTGGGCATTTCAGCGGCCTGCAACGCGGTGGGTAATGGTGGACTCGTCGGCGTAACAGCGGGGAACTATGGTGGCAAGCTCGGCCGCCATCACTTTCGCTTGCATGACGTTCTGGCGGAGACAAGATCATGA
- a CDS encoding formylmethanofuran dehydrogenase subunit C produces MKSITLRRRADNVRSIDASSVRLDRLMEMSADQIARQSVPALSVEVELGDLFEIDCRETDTGQPILIFQGDCGGVHRVGQQHRVGQIIVEGNVGDYCGACMSGGTIDVAGNAGAYVGAPTGSRGVGMNGGRIMVSGSVGDFAGNRMRRGEIWVAGDAGSGLASWQVAGTIGVGGVIGDHVGYGMRRGTLVLATPTRLPAARFTSPVELQTPFYALLLKRPEMATSWPPAECQSDSLKWYTSRGDRSIGGIGEVWYPISRGTAS; encoded by the coding sequence ATGAAGTCGATCACGCTTCGTCGGCGAGCAGACAATGTCAGATCGATCGACGCGTCGAGCGTGCGACTCGATCGACTCATGGAAATGTCCGCCGACCAAATCGCCCGCCAATCTGTCCCGGCGCTGTCCGTTGAGGTGGAGCTGGGGGATCTGTTTGAGATTGATTGCCGAGAGACTGATACCGGGCAACCGATACTGATTTTCCAAGGAGATTGTGGCGGTGTCCATCGAGTCGGTCAGCAGCACCGAGTCGGTCAGATCATCGTCGAGGGGAACGTTGGTGATTACTGCGGTGCCTGCATGAGTGGTGGCACGATTGATGTCGCTGGAAATGCCGGAGCGTATGTGGGAGCGCCGACAGGATCGCGGGGTGTGGGTATGAACGGTGGCCGGATCATGGTTTCGGGCAGCGTGGGCGATTTCGCGGGGAATCGTATGCGGCGTGGCGAAATTTGGGTCGCAGGCGATGCTGGCTCAGGGCTAGCGTCTTGGCAGGTCGCCGGCACGATCGGGGTGGGAGGGGTGATCGGCGACCACGTCGGTTATGGAATGCGTCGCGGGACGCTGGTTCTCGCCACGCCGACTCGATTGCCAGCGGCTCGTTTTACCTCACCGGTCGAGCTGCAAACACCCTTTTACGCGTTGTTGCTGAAACGGCCCGAAATGGCGACGAGTTGGCCGCCGGCGGAGTGTCAAAGCGACTCGCTAAAATGGTACACCAGCCGTGGAGACCGAAGCATCGGCGGAATCGGCGAGGTTTGGTATCCGATATCCCGGGGGACTGCGAGCTAG
- the pseB gene encoding UDP-N-acetylglucosamine 4,6-dehydratase (inverting) has product MSSLAGSHVLITGGTGSFGKKCVETLLREHRPKRLVVFSRDEQKHVDMARNHFPAAEFPEVRYFVGDVRDKNRLQRALRGIDYVIHAAAMKHVDIAEYNPQECISTNIGGAENLIDACIDTGVKKLVALSTDKAAAPVNLYGATKLCSDKLFAAANSLSGVGGTRFCAVRYGNVLGSNGSVVPFFESKRSEGVLPITSPDMTRFVITLEEGVEFVLKSFERMEGGEIFVPKIPSVSIMDIANAVAPECKTKVIGVRPGEKMHECMIPADEARMTLEFEDHYIVQPSARPWSKEEPSYVASGKQCADGFCYASDNNPHWLTVQELRDTIAKHCGPVAPHRLRVAA; this is encoded by the coding sequence ATGTCGTCGCTAGCAGGAAGCCATGTTCTCATTACCGGTGGCACCGGTTCCTTTGGAAAAAAATGTGTTGAGACGCTGCTGCGCGAACATCGCCCTAAGCGTTTGGTCGTGTTCAGCCGTGATGAGCAGAAACACGTCGACATGGCGCGGAATCATTTCCCCGCTGCGGAGTTTCCCGAAGTCCGTTACTTTGTCGGCGATGTTCGTGACAAAAATCGTCTCCAACGCGCTCTTCGTGGAATCGATTACGTGATTCACGCAGCCGCGATGAAGCACGTCGACATTGCAGAATACAATCCACAGGAGTGCATCAGCACCAATATCGGTGGTGCCGAAAACCTGATTGACGCGTGTATTGACACAGGTGTGAAGAAGCTCGTCGCGTTGTCCACGGATAAAGCCGCCGCACCAGTGAATCTCTACGGTGCGACGAAACTCTGTAGTGATAAGCTATTCGCAGCTGCCAACTCACTTTCGGGCGTCGGGGGAACTCGGTTCTGTGCCGTCCGTTACGGCAATGTCCTCGGATCCAACGGCTCCGTAGTGCCATTCTTCGAGAGCAAACGCAGCGAAGGTGTGCTGCCGATCACGAGCCCCGACATGACGCGATTTGTGATCACGCTCGAGGAAGGCGTTGAGTTCGTTCTCAAATCGTTTGAACGGATGGAAGGTGGGGAGATCTTCGTACCGAAAATCCCGAGTGTATCCATTATGGATATCGCCAACGCCGTCGCTCCAGAATGCAAAACAAAGGTCATCGGTGTTCGTCCTGGTGAGAAGATGCACGAGTGCATGATTCCTGCTGACGAAGCACGGATGACTTTGGAATTCGAAGATCATTACATCGTTCAACCGTCCGCTCGCCCTTGGTCCAAAGAGGAACCAAGTTACGTTGCCTCGGGCAAACAATGTGCGGACGGATTCTGCTATGCCAGCGACAACAATCCTCACTGGTTGACTGTGCAAGAACTGCGAGACACGATCGCGAAGCATTGTGGCCCAGTTGCGCCTCATCGCTTACGAGTCGCCGCCTAG
- the pseC gene encoding UDP-4-amino-4,6-dideoxy-N-acetyl-beta-L-altrosamine transaminase: MIPYGRQSIDEADIEAVAAALRSDWLTQGPAIEAFEASLAQHCRSRYAVACNSGTAALHMAYAAAGVGPGSVVVVPTNTFLATANAAIYLGAEVRFCDVDSETGLMTSATLAAALRTDIGRRVRAVAPVHFAGQPCEMAAISETVQRLCPRATLIEDASHAIGGVHRDGSPVGSLGHSSMVTFSFHPVKHIAAGEGGAVTTDCPDLQKRLSSFRCHGMTKQTNELRRPTEGPWYYEMHAPGFNYRIPEMSCALASSQLKKLDRFVARRREIADHYLHELADIPGVSLPPANVLKTSAWHLFCLHVDFHALGRTRIEVMESLAGTGIGTQVHYYPVSLQPFYADRYGHTAAQFPGAMNHYERALSIPVFPAMTDGEVKQVISSIRHTFAGAQVARSIAA, translated from the coding sequence GTGATTCCATACGGTCGTCAATCGATTGACGAGGCGGACATCGAAGCGGTCGCAGCAGCACTGCGTTCGGACTGGTTGACGCAAGGCCCGGCAATCGAGGCGTTCGAAGCGTCGCTGGCCCAGCATTGCCGATCACGCTACGCCGTCGCATGCAATTCCGGCACCGCCGCATTGCACATGGCCTATGCCGCTGCGGGGGTTGGCCCAGGCTCCGTCGTAGTCGTTCCCACCAACACATTCTTGGCAACGGCCAACGCCGCGATCTATCTAGGTGCTGAAGTTCGATTCTGCGACGTGGATTCTGAAACGGGGCTAATGACCAGCGCTACGCTTGCCGCTGCGCTCCGAACTGACATTGGCAGACGGGTACGTGCGGTCGCTCCGGTGCACTTTGCTGGCCAGCCCTGCGAGATGGCTGCAATCAGCGAGACTGTCCAGCGTTTGTGCCCTCGGGCGACGCTGATTGAAGACGCTAGCCATGCAATTGGCGGCGTCCATCGCGATGGAAGTCCCGTCGGTTCGCTGGGCCACTCTTCGATGGTGACATTCAGTTTCCATCCAGTCAAACACATTGCCGCCGGCGAAGGTGGCGCCGTAACCACTGATTGCCCTGACCTCCAAAAGCGTTTAAGTAGTTTTCGCTGTCATGGTATGACGAAACAGACCAACGAGCTGCGCCGCCCCACCGAAGGTCCGTGGTACTATGAGATGCATGCCCCCGGGTTCAATTACCGCATCCCAGAAATGTCCTGCGCCTTGGCGTCCTCACAGTTGAAAAAACTGGATCGTTTTGTCGCCCGGCGGCGAGAGATTGCGGATCACTATCTACACGAACTGGCGGATATTCCTGGCGTGAGTTTGCCGCCAGCGAACGTGCTCAAAACCTCGGCCTGGCATCTGTTTTGTCTTCATGTGGACTTTCATGCACTCGGGCGCACTCGAATCGAGGTGATGGAGAGTCTCGCCGGCACGGGGATTGGCACGCAGGTCCATTACTATCCCGTTTCCTTGCAGCCATTTTATGCCGATCGATATGGCCACACCGCTGCCCAGTTCCCGGGTGCGATGAATCACTACGAGCGTGCCTTGAGCATACCGGTCTTTCCCGCGATGACGGATGGTGAGGTGAAGCAGGTCATCTCATCCATTCGCCACACCTTCGCTGGTGCTCAAGTCGCTCGATCCATTGCCGCTTGA